The following DNA comes from Mucisphaera calidilacus.
ACCTAACTGCAGCCTGGCAAAGTAGGTACCTTCCTTCAGGTCCGTGATCAGCACCGCACGAACCTCGTAACCCAGCTCCTCAATCACCGACGCCAGCAACTCGTGGGTCTGGGGCCGAGGCGGAACCGCGCCGATCAGACGACGCTCGATCGCCTTCGCCTCCACAATCCCGATCAGGATCGCGAACACACGCTCCCCGTCCACCTCACGCAGCTCCACAATGTGCGTGTCCGCCGTCTCCCGTATCAGGATCTTCGATAACTCCATCCGGACAGACATGCTTTCAAACCCTTCTGAGAACGCATCGGCGAACGAACCAGCAAACCCAAGTATAGCCATCACGACAGGCGACCGAGGTTCATCCCACCCGAATCAGAGCCCGAAATCCCCCGTCCCGATACCCGCACCCGCTGCCCCCCGGCAACTCAAGCTCCTGAGCCTCCACCGCCAGCCCCGCACGCTTGCGCACCAGCCGCTGAAGCTGCTGCTCGTTCTCCTCAGGCTCCAGGCTGCACGTGCTGTAGAGCACCGCCCCACCCGGTGCCGCCAACTCCACCGCACGCCGAAGAATCTGCTTCTG
Coding sequences within:
- a CDS encoding bifunctional nuclease family protein, translating into MSVRMELSKILIRETADTHIVELREVDGERVFAILIGIVEAKAIERRLIGAVPPRPQTHELLASVIEELGYEVRAVLITDLKEGTYFARLQLGRGDSVVEVDSRPSDALAIGVAGEVPIYVDERVLEEATQTP